A genomic stretch from Pochonia chlamydosporia 170 chromosome 4, whole genome shotgun sequence includes:
- a CDS encoding C-type cyclin (similar to Metarhizium acridum CQMa 102 XP_007806576.1), translating to MARPGTDPAPATANGDSPAPRIGPHPGFISSSNQYSSEIKIRRMLKDNGCDPAREDNYRLQGVQLIDNVRENLQLPVRTFDTACSYFHKFRLNFRDAEYNYQDAALASLFVACKVEDTIKKSKDILVAAYNVKNPEKTVAPDDKMFEGPGKIIIGLERLILETIGFDFRTRYPQKLLVKVVRRALGKSSANSHDFFATAYAMCIDMYKTFIPIKRTTFSMVMAVVELTARMRGEHLERVQEFAASRKQYSRDAAMETMLDLLDLYVQHHKSTKIGAQFDLSKFIDIKIHLNNDLDSTAKPRYLYHCHRCEVEDPHPLSSTTASATDPTTASNPWPADASIRRTARGQDGTMRFVFDPEAAKEEQETVSGFFKEEFEEYEVEVDEPVPPPDRDDGGRGRGAYRGGYRDRGDHRRGGPYGGYRGDRYHRGRGRYH from the exons CAGGCACAGATCCCGCACCGGCTACAGCAAATGGAGATTCTCCTGCTCCGAGAATTGGCCCTCATCCCGgcttcatctccagctccaaccaGTACAGCTCCGAAATCAAGATACGTCGCATGCTCAAAGACAATGGGTGTGATCCAGCGCGAGAGGATAACTACCGCCTGCAGGGCGTGCAGCTGATAGACAACGTGAGGGAGAATTTGCAACT TCCAGTCCGAACTTTCGACACGGCGTGCAGCTATTTCCACAAGTTTCGACTGAACTTTCGCGACGCCGAATACAACTACCAAGACGCAGCGTTGGCGTCATTATTCGTCGCCTGCAAGGTCGAGGATACGATTAAAAAGTCCAAGGATATACTGGTTGCTGCGTACAATGTCAAGAATCCAGAAAAGACTGTGGCTCCTGATGACAAG ATGTTCGAGGGCCCCGGAAAAATCATCATCGGACTAGAACGTCTCATTCTCGAAACCATAGGCTTCGACTTCCGAACCCGATACCCCCAAAAGCTTCTCGTAAAGGTGGTCCGTCGCGCGCTGGGCAAATCATCCGCCAACTCGCACGACTTCTTCGCCACCGCATACGCCATGTGCATCGACATGTACAAGACTTTCATACCCATCAAGCGTACCACCTTCTCCATGGTCATGGCTGTCGTCGAACTGACGGCTCGCATGCGCGGCGAGCATCTCGAGCGGGTACAGGAATTCGCGGCGAGCAGGAAGCAGTACAGTCGGGATGCTGCCATGGAGACGATGCTAGACCTGCTGGATTTATACGTGCAGCATCACAAGTCGACCAAGATTGGCGCACAGTTTGACCTCAGCAAATTCATCGATATCAAAATCCACCTCAATAACGATTTGGATAGTACGGCCAAACCGCGGTATTTGTACCACTGCCACAGGTGTGAGGTGGAAGATCCACATCCTCTGTCGTCAACCACGGCGTCAGCTACAGACCCGACGACTGCGTCTAATCCCTGGCCTGCAGATGCGTCTATACGACGTACAGCACGCGGACAGGACGGCACAATGCGGTTTGTGTTTGACCCTGAAGCGGCAAAGGAGGAACAAGAGACGGTTAGTGGGTTCTTTAAGGAAGAATTCGAGGAGTATGAAGTGGAAGTTGACGAGCCTGTACCGCCGCCGGATCGTGACGACGGGGGCCGTGGAAGGGGGGCATATCGAGGCGGATATCGAGACAGAGGTGATCACAGACGTGGGGGACCATATGGAGGATATCGTGGGGATAGATATcatcgaggacgaggaagataTCACTAA
- a CDS encoding dual specificity phosphatase (similar to Verticillium alfalfae VaMs.102 XP_003009626.1) translates to MASLLRQIVAGPRARHPEAGLDLCYVTDFIIATSGPSQTYPQLAYRNPLDQLTTFLDSKHGDNWAIWEFRAEGTGYPDDAVYGRVRHYPWPDHHPPPFRLVPMIMASMRNWLHGGDLDFQPLSPTHSAGEKSKSSSKHDKRVVVVHCKAGKGRSGTISCSYLISEEGWTVKDALTRFTERRMRPKFGPGVSIPSQLRWVSYVDRWTQHGKKYTDRPIEIVEIHVWGLRSGVKVDVEGFIEDGKKIRVFHTFTKKERVVVEAGVPPESGISDMFWDLAGYSASGAGSKDKVPSEVELADETNVAGEASGSERESRPSSEKKRHKLVNKGTGLIQRVQTGVGNGIDKARAKTGGSSNTLASESTSLTQGSDETEPGGLAVIFQPSEPIRIPNSDVNIAVERRNKTSKNLGLTMVSAVAHVWFNAFFEGQGAEQDGKASDSGVFTIDWEAMDDERLWRVAGGDGDEKGEEIVEPGEGEPVPQVAAADWKGSSTEGGKSEKDLGLRVQTQASADVSRASSLKSVARENDGDESAGGNDVDLEGVRSTGPEGEELAMEKDEDAKK, encoded by the exons ATGGCCTCGCTGTTGCGGCAGATTGTCGCTGGGCCAAGGGCGAGACATCCCGAGGCAGGGCTTGACTTGTGCTATGTCACGGATTTTATAATAGCTAC CTCTGGCCCTTCTCAAACATACCCGCAGCTAGCATACCGCAATCCCCTCGACCAACTCACCACGTTTCTGGACTCCAAACACGGCGACAACTGGGCGATATGGGAGTTTCGCGCCGAGGGCACAGGATACCCCGACGATGCAGTCTACGGGAGGGTACGCCATTACCCGTGGCCGGATCATCACCCCCCGCCGTTTAGGCTCGTGCCTATGATTATGGCAAGCATGAGGAACTGGTTACATGGGGGGGACTTAGATTTCCAGCCTTTATCGCCTACTCACTCTGCTGGTGAGAAGAGCAAGTCATCTTCCAAGCATGACAAGAGGGTGGTTGTAGTGCATTGCAAGGCGGGAAAGGGTAGATCGGGGACCATATCATGCAGCTATCTCATCTCCGAGGAAGGATGGACGGTAAAAGACGCGCTCACGCGGTTCACCGAGCGGCGGATGAGGCCGAAATTCGGGCCTGGTGTCTCGATACCTTCTCAGCTTCGGTGGGTGAGCTACGTGGACCGATGGACGCAGCATGGTAAGAAGTACACCGACAGACCGATTGAGATTGTGGAAATTCATGTATGGGGACTACGAAGCGgtgtcaaggtcgatgtgGAGGGCTTCATAGAGGACGGCAAGAAGATTCGCGTCTTCCACACGTTTACCAAGAAAGAGCGGGTGGTTGTGGAAGCTGGGGTGCCGCCGGAGAGCGGAATAAGCGACATGTTCTGGGACCTAGCGGGCTATTCTGCCTCAGGAGCCGGATCAAAGGATAAAGTGCCGTCGGAGGTGGAACTAGCGGACGAGACGAACGTCGCTGGGGAGGCGAGCGGCTCAGAGCGCGAGAGCAGACCATCGAGCGAAAAGAAGAGACATAAGCTTGTGAATAAGGGTACGGGACTGATTCAACGGGTTCAGACGGGGGTAggaaatggcattgacaaagCGAGGGCCAAGACGGGTGGGAGTAGCAACACGCTCGCATCGGAGAGCACATCCCTCACACAAGGCTCAGATGAGACAGAGCCGGGTGGTTTGGCGGTCATTTTCCAGCCGAGTGAGCCGATTCGCATTCCGAACAGCGATGTGAATATCGCGGTGGAGAGGCGGAACAAGACGTCTAAGAATTTGGGTCTGACAATGGTGTCGGCCGTGGCGCACGTATGGTTCAATGCCTTCTTTGAGGGTCAAGGCGCTGAGCAGGATGGAAAGGCGAGCGATAGTGGTGTCTTTACGATAGATTGGGAGGCCATGGATG ATGAGCGTCTGTGGAGGGTTGCCGGCGGTGATGGCGACGAGAAGGGCGAGGAGATTGTTGAGCCGGGTGAGGGGGAGCCAGTTCCGCAGGTTGCGGCGGCGGATTGGAAGGGGAGTAGCACGGAAGGTGGGAAGAGTGAGAAGGATTTGGGGTTGAGGGTGCAGACGCAGGCGAGTGCGGATGTGAGTAGGGCGAGTAGTTTGAAGAGTGTGGCGCGGGAgaatgatggtgatgagagtGCGGGTGGGAATGATGTTGATTTGGAGGGGGTGAGATCGACGGGACCGGAGGGGGAGGAGCTGGCTATGGAGAAGGATGAGGATGCAAAGAAGTAG
- a CDS encoding endoplasmic reticulum protein (similar to Beauveria bassiana ARSEF 2860 XP_008600915.1) yields MAPPPNSSQPLQERLLQLAKTLQFAWFVGHMTLILTTIRYGFSWLRMNYYGGMAKFSYRTSFLAAAVTYGIVVYKTQRARAKTGNKMPGGVVGLLSDENVQYLLMALVWLFSPQYPLALLPYCVYSVFHVATYTRANLIPVLQPPPPAADGTSPKRVSSPLADRIGAFVKEYYDASMSIVSGLEILLWIRIFLSAIFFQRRSWILITLYTAFLRARYSQSTHIQNSMSQLSARIDSLVGAQGTPPAARQVWDNVKNIGRQFRDATDLGKYTGGPAPAKKTS; encoded by the exons ATGGCTCCTCCACCCAATTCTAGCCAGCCTCTCCAGGAGCGGCTGCTccagctggccaagacgCTGCAAT TTGCCTGGTTTGTTGG GCATATGACGCTCATTCTGACCACCATCCGATATGGGTTCTCCTGGTTGCGCATGAATTATTACGGCGGCATGGCAAAGTTCTCCTACCGCACCTCtttcctcgccgccgccgtcacGTACGGCATCGTCGTTTACAAGACCCAACGAGCTCGAGCCAAGACTGGCAACAAGATGCCAGGTGGCGTTGTTGGCCTCCTGTCCGATGAGAACGTCCAGTACTTGC TTATGGCTCTCGTCTGGCTCTTCTCTCCCCAGTACCCACTTGCGCTGCTCCCGTACTGCGTCTACTCCGTCTTCCACGTCGCCACTTATACTCGGGCCAACTTGATTCCCGTTCtccaacctcctcctcctgctgccGATGGGACTTCTCCCAAGCGCGTCAGCAGCCCTCTCGCTGATAGAATCGGTGCCTTTGTCAAGGAGTACTACGATGCATCCATGTCTATTGTCTCTGGGCTTGAGATTCTCCTTTGGATCCGCATCTTTCTTTCGGCCATTTTCTTCCAGCGCCGCTCATGGATCTTGATTACTCTGTACACTGCCTTCCTCCGCGCCCGCTACTCGCAGAGTACCCATATTCAAAACTCCATGTCGCAGCTGAGCGCCAGAATCGACTCTCTGGTTGGCGCTCAAGGCACTCCCCCTGCGGCTCGACAAGTCTGGGATAATGTCAAGAATATTGGCCGACAGTTCCGCGACGCCACTGATCTCGGCAAGTATACTGGAGGCCCTGCTCCTGCCAAGAAGACGTCGTAG
- a CDS encoding nuclear migration protein NudF (similar to Neosartorya fischeri NRRL 181 XP_001258437.1) produces MSRTLPTRQAEELHKSIIAYLSANNLPKSATALREEVGLGEDVYDVATEKKYETLLEKKWTSIVRLQKKIMDLESRNASLQSELDNATPTSLSKRNQDPKSWLPRIPSRHTLEGHREMINCIAFHPRFSTIASGSDDCTIKIWDWELGELEQTIKGHTRAVKGLDYGGPRGATLLASCSSDLTIKLWDPSDQYKNIRTLSGHDHSVSAVRFISSGSGGSQASANLLVSASADKSLRIWDTTTGYCLKALRGHVDWVRDVCPSLDGQFVLSAGSDHTARLWDISVPNPENKLTLIGHENAVGCCTFAPPAAYVHLATMAGLKKPPAANSSAEFLATGSRDKTIRLWDGRGICFKTLVGHDNWVSSLVFHPGGKYLLSCADDKTIRCWDLSQEGKCVKVLDGAHTHFVTCLRWAPCIQKDGGAVNGNGTQEQGSENDGSLKKSVGPADASEAQIRCVIATGSVDLTLRIWAN; encoded by the exons ATGAGTCGCACATTACCGACACGGCAGGCTGAGGAGCT GCACAAATCCATTATAGCTTACCTTTCAGCTAATAATTTGCCAAAATCTGCTACTGCCCTTCGAGAAGAGGTTGGCCTTGGCGAAGATGTATACGATGTCGCCACCGAGAAGAAGTACGAGACGCTCCTTgagaagaaatggacaaGTATTGTGAGGCTACAGAAGAAG ATAATGGACCTCGAGTCACGAAACGCATCGCTCCAATCTGAACTCGATAATGCCACGCCTACCTCCCTATCGAAGCGAAACCAAGACCCGAAATCTTGGCTACCTAGAATACCATCAAGACATACCTTAGAGGGCCACCGAGAAATGATCAACTGTATTGCTTTCCATCCTCGATTTTCGACAATTGCCTCGGGATCTGATGACTGCACCATCAAAATTTGGGACTGGGAACTAGGCGAACTAGAACAAACAATCAAGGGCCACACACGAGCCGTAAAGGGCCTTGATTACGGTGGTCCCAGAGGTGCTACGTTGTTAGCATCATGCAGCTCAGATCTCACAATCAAATTATGGGATCCGTCAGACCAATACAAAAATATCCGAACCCTGTCTGGCCACGACCACAGCGTTAGCGCGGTTCGCTTCATATCATCCGGTTCGGGAGGCTCCCAGGCTTCTGCAAATTTGCTGGTCAGTGCAAGCGCGGACAAGTCTTTGAGAATATGGGACACAACAACGGGATATTGTTTGAAGGCTCTTCGGGGCCACGTGGATTGGGTACGGGATGTTTGCCCATCACTAGACGGACAATTTGTGCTATCTGCGGGCAGTGACCACACTGCACGACTCTGGGACATTTCGGTCCCCAACCCAGAAAACAAACTAACACTGATTGGACACGAAAATGCCGTGGGCTGCTGCACATTTGCACCACCGGCAGCATATGTACACTTGGCAACGATGGCTGGCTTGAAGAAGCCGCCGGCCGCCAACAGTTCAGCAGAATTCCTTGCCACAGGCTCCCGCGACAAGACTATCAGATTATGGGATGGACGAGGCATCTGCTTCAAGACTCTCGTCGGGCACGATAACTGGGTATCGTCTCTTGTTTTCCACCCTGGCGGCAAGTACCTGCTTTCCTGCGCGGACGATAAGACGATACGATGCTGGGACTTGAGCCAGGAAGGCAAATGTGTCAAGGTCCTGGACGGAGCGCACACACATTTTGTGACCTGTCTGAGATGGGCACCTTGCATTCAAAAGGACGGCGGGGCAGTCAATGGAAACGGTACACAAGAGCAAGGATCTGAGAATGATGGGAGTTTGAAGAAGAGCGTAGGCCCGGCGGATGCTTCAGAGGCGCAGATAAGATGTGTAATTGCAACAGGGAGCGTCGACTTGACGCTTAGGATATGGGCAAATTAG
- a CDS encoding fungal specific transcription protein (similar to Eutypa lata UCREL1 XP_007788857.1), whose product MGMEGAKDELDGSGTHDERKVPIYKLSVRFFHFIVWPFCGRFRLRKPADTLHTSATIAGNERYIMIHDFRISNLERYLLTLNPKVRCDRTYPCGPCSRKQLGCTYPAGYKPRTKRKQVRVSQGYEQKLDEISRKIDHICLSLDKLGSSSSKPEKPTSTNTAAFSYTTPQLPEYNESDDDSGAGIGGDVALESQAAFATHLAERLVDSAHPMEHLPEVKSSLHALKQSLVATQYKRKKGPPTVARLIPHASSVGGLSLPPMQIAMLALQRLRESTWLKLLWSMEFESVSQFVEYFMTVYSGKPSLADTLIVHCGLHRLFVQCGNAESDDSLKKEFYAQGALSRENLTAILSGMPFNIPASFDFALALYMTSAYYLQSFQLSMAWNSLVVACQICQTLGYNREALATPETSYSKQRRTKLFWSIYMLDKMVALRLNRPSSLRDGDITLRVQTHDIYSTDQTMTVFPGWIETATLHGKIYDDIYSLSALAESTDVRDVRAREIAAELERVFTTTGAMEAYFAHHNVEDIGGQVIDIMMRAERISQLATLTLVYRSIRPATDRGSAFCPECLHTANQCLEEHRACLDILKDVEMSIVELYVQWALLSAPFIPFIVIFCHVIETRDETHLGKLSAVVETLQLLPPTLPDIYRKQLRLFKLMYDVACKYINSPTSTPSVPTIQRTTDMPFEMFYSEAGLPLPSRSYDQSNSATREYGQQSAAFSSHGTELGHWFDQNQHIFTMLEDTF is encoded by the exons ATGGGCATGGAAGGAGCCAAGGACGAGCTCGACGGAAGTGGCACCCACGACGAGCGCAAAGTCCCAATTTACAAGTTGTCTGTAAGATTCTTCCATTTCATTGTTTGGCCATTCTGCGGCCGCTTTAGACTTAGAAAGCCAGCTGATACTCTGCATACAAGTGCGACCATTGCCGGCAACGAAAGGTACATCATGATTCATGACTTTCGTATCTCCAATCTTGAACGATACCTGCTGACGTTGAACCCCAAGGTACGATGTGATCGCACGTATCCATGCGGTCCGTGTTCACGGAAACAACTCGGCTGCACCTATCCAGCTGGGTATAAACCCCGGACCAAGCGAAAACAAGTGAGAGTTTCCCAAGGATA CGAGCAGAAGCTCGATGAGATCTCCAGAAAGATTGACCACATATGCCTTTCCCTCGACAAGCTCGGGTCGTCGTCCTCCAAGCCAGAAAAGCCTACGTCAACGAATACAGCAGCATTTTCATACACGACGCCTCAGTTACCTGAATATAATGAGAGCGATGACGACTCGGGGGCTGGTATCGGGGGCGATGTGGCATTAGAATCTCAAGCAGCCTTTGCGACACATTTAGCGGAAAGGCTTGTTGATAGTGCGCATCCAATGGAGCACCTGCCCgaagtcaagtcaagtctccATGCCCTGAAGCAATCCCTAGTTGCGACCCAGTACAAACGCAAAAAGGGCCCTCCTACAGTTGCAAGGCTCATACCACACGCTTCAAGCGTCGGAGGATTATCCCTGCCGCCTATGCAGATAGCGATGTTGGCACTCCAGCGCCTACGAG AGTCAACGTGGCTTAAACTACTTTGGTCTATGGAATTTGAAAGCGTCAGTCAATTCGTTGAGTATTTCATGACTGTATACTCCGGAAAGCCATCTCTGGCCGATACCCTCATAGTTCATTGCGGCCTCCATCGCCTCTTCGTTCAATGTGGTAATGCAGAGAGTGACGATTCCCTAAAGAAGGAGTTCTATGCCCAAGGAGCTCTTTCTCGAGAAAATCTTACAGCCATTTTATCGGGCATGCCTTTCAACATACCAGCCTCGTTCGATTTTGCCCTAGCCTTATATATGACT TCCGCTTATTATCTCCAATCATTTCAACTATCCATGGCTTGGAACTCCTTAGTGGTAGCATGTCAGATCTGCCAGACTCTTGGGTACAATAGGGAGGCTTTGGCAACGCCCGAAACAAGTTATTCCAAACAGCGCAGAACCAAACTCTTCTGGTCCATCTACATGCTCGACAAAATGGTTGCACTACGATTGAATCGCCCATCATCACTACGAGATGGCGACATAACTCTTCGCGTGCAGACACATGACATCTATTCGACTGACCAGACAATGACAGTGTTTCCTGGGTGGATCGAGACTGCCACATTACATGGCAAAATTTACGACGATATATACAGCTTAAGCGCTCTTGCTGAGTCAACCGACGTGCGTGACGTTCGTGCTAGAGAAATTGCGGCGGAGTTGGAACGAGTTTTCACTACGACAGGCGCTATGGAAGCATACTTTGCCCATCACAATGTCGAGGACATAGGCGGACAAGTAATTGACATAATGATGAGAGCTGAGAGAATATCTCAATTAGCAACGCTCACTCTGGTGTACCGCAGCATTCGGCCGGCCACAGACAGAGGTTCGGCATTTTGCCCGGAATGCCTACATACCGCAAATCAGTGTCTTGAAGAGCATAGAGCTTGCTTGGATATTCTCAAAGATGTCGAAATGAGCATTGTTGAACTATATGTGCAATG GGCTCTTCTATCCGCTCCTTTCATTCCATTTATCGTGATTTTCTGTCATGTTATTGAAACCCGTGATGAAACTCATTTGGGGAAACTATCTGCCGTTGTTGAGACGTTGCAGCTCTTGCCGCCGACTCTCCCAGACATTTACAGGAAACAGCTGCGGCTTTTCAAGTTGATGTATGATGTTGCGTGCAAATACATTAACTCTCCAACAAGCACACCCTCGGTCCCAACAATTCAGAGAACAACCGACATGCCGTTTGAAATGTTCTATTCTGAGGCTGGATTACCCTTGCCCAGCCGGTCATATGACCAGTCCAATTCAGCAACAAGAGAATATGGTCAGCAGAGTGCGGCGTTTAGTAGCCATGGTACAGAGTTGGGACATTGGTTCGACCAGAATCAACATATATTTACCATGCTGGAGGACACATTCTAG